A genomic segment from Lineus longissimus chromosome 15, tnLinLong1.2, whole genome shotgun sequence encodes:
- the LOC135499880 gene encoding uncharacterized protein LOC135499880 isoform X2, whose translation MADCKILAIHCLLLVLFLSHLALIEGKGRGGGGRGRIGRVRPSGGGRGRVTPIRSRPRAYSRPWFQKPIFVGTLYGLAAYKTRRRFRDHPNSEPRTCRNFVAPNGTHYGYFICPQWHQSNDFSYCCGPEKGQRCCRFADDPSRLAGVVIGGIISVVFMALIIALCCWCRKRQGTKKPGTGRVLKGPTASANNGYNPGTGATYGVPAKSGQTPYPVAPGEMPYPVAPGDTPHPVAPSETPYPVRPVDHDFNPGTGATYGPPDSDAPPPIYPGGEPPYPAPVYPPAPGGPVYPPAYHADGAMYPPAEPPTGYPNAPSDGPPYPTESVSAPYPIK comes from the exons ATGGCGGATTGCAAAATTCTGGCGATTCATTGTCTCCTTCTCGTTCTATTTTTGTCACATCTAG CATTGATAGAAGGAAAGGGACGCGGCGGTGGTGGAAGGGGACGAATCGGCCGTGTAAGACCTTCAGGGGGAGGGCGGGGCCGGGTCACACCCATACGCAGTAGGCCACGAGCGTATAGTAGACCCTGGTTTCAGAAGCCTATATTTGTTGGTACCCTCTACGGCCTGGCTGCATATAAGACGAGAAGACGGTTCCGAGATCACCCTAATTCAG AACCAAGAACATGCAGAAATTTCGTTGCCCCCAATGGGACACATTACGGTTATTTCATTTGTCCGCAGTGGCACCAAAGCAATGACTTTAGTTACTGTTGCGGACCAGAAAAAGGGCAGCGTTGTTGTAGATTCGCAGATGA TCCGAGTAGATTAGCCGGGGTGGTCATTGGCGGAATTATCTCTGTCGTCTTCATGGCATTGATCATAGCCCTGTGCTGCTGGTGCCGGAAACGCCAAGGGACGAAAAAGCCTGGCACCGGAAGAGTCCTCAAGGGGCCAACGG CCTCAGCAAACAACGGATACAACCCTGGCACTGGTGCCACCTATGGAGTTCCTGCGAAATCAGGTCAAACACCATACCCAGTAGCACCAGGCGAGATGCCATATCCAGTAGCACCAGGCGATACGCCACACCCAGTAGCCCCGAGCGAGACACCATACCCAGTGAGGCCCGTTGACCATGATTTTAATCCCGGTACAGGTGCAACGTACGGACCACCTGACTCTGATGCACCACCACCCATCTATCCGGGTGGTGAGCCCCCCTATCCGGCACCAGTCTATCCTCCAGCGCCCGGTGGACCTGTTTACCCACCTGCATACCATGCAGATGGAGCCATGTATCCCCCGGCGGAGCCACCAACTGGCTACCCAAATGCACCATCTGATGGGCCACCTTACCCTACAGAATCAG tTTCAGCACCTTATCCGATAAAGTGA
- the LOC135499880 gene encoding uncharacterized protein LOC135499880 isoform X1: protein MADCKILAIHCLLLVLFLSHLALIEGKGRGGGGRGRIGRVRPSGGGRGRVTPIRSRPRAYSRPWFQKPIFVGTLYGLAAYKTRRRFRDHPNSEPRTCRNFVAPNGTHYGYFICPQWHQSNDFSYCCGPEKGQRCCRFADDPSRLAGVVIGGIISVVFMALIIALCCWCRKRQGTKKPGTGRVLKGPTGNAVPMTSYQPVQTSANNGYNPGTGATYGVPAKSGQTPYPVAPGEMPYPVAPGDTPHPVAPSETPYPVRPVDHDFNPGTGATYGPPDSDAPPPIYPGGEPPYPAPVYPPAPGGPVYPPAYHADGAMYPPAEPPTGYPNAPSDGPPYPTESVSAPYPIK, encoded by the exons ATGGCGGATTGCAAAATTCTGGCGATTCATTGTCTCCTTCTCGTTCTATTTTTGTCACATCTAG CATTGATAGAAGGAAAGGGACGCGGCGGTGGTGGAAGGGGACGAATCGGCCGTGTAAGACCTTCAGGGGGAGGGCGGGGCCGGGTCACACCCATACGCAGTAGGCCACGAGCGTATAGTAGACCCTGGTTTCAGAAGCCTATATTTGTTGGTACCCTCTACGGCCTGGCTGCATATAAGACGAGAAGACGGTTCCGAGATCACCCTAATTCAG AACCAAGAACATGCAGAAATTTCGTTGCCCCCAATGGGACACATTACGGTTATTTCATTTGTCCGCAGTGGCACCAAAGCAATGACTTTAGTTACTGTTGCGGACCAGAAAAAGGGCAGCGTTGTTGTAGATTCGCAGATGA TCCGAGTAGATTAGCCGGGGTGGTCATTGGCGGAATTATCTCTGTCGTCTTCATGGCATTGATCATAGCCCTGTGCTGCTGGTGCCGGAAACGCCAAGGGACGAAAAAGCCTGGCACCGGAAGAGTCCTCAAGGGGCCAACGG GTAATGCGGTGCCTATGACAAGCTACCAACCAGTGCAGA CCTCAGCAAACAACGGATACAACCCTGGCACTGGTGCCACCTATGGAGTTCCTGCGAAATCAGGTCAAACACCATACCCAGTAGCACCAGGCGAGATGCCATATCCAGTAGCACCAGGCGATACGCCACACCCAGTAGCCCCGAGCGAGACACCATACCCAGTGAGGCCCGTTGACCATGATTTTAATCCCGGTACAGGTGCAACGTACGGACCACCTGACTCTGATGCACCACCACCCATCTATCCGGGTGGTGAGCCCCCCTATCCGGCACCAGTCTATCCTCCAGCGCCCGGTGGACCTGTTTACCCACCTGCATACCATGCAGATGGAGCCATGTATCCCCCGGCGGAGCCACCAACTGGCTACCCAAATGCACCATCTGATGGGCCACCTTACCCTACAGAATCAG tTTCAGCACCTTATCCGATAAAGTGA